The Bacteroidia bacterium genome segment TCCTCGGAAAGATCTTTTTTCTCTTCCTGCAGCGCCTCCGTGATACTTTCAGCTAAATCTCCCATCTCATTCTTTATATCTTCTGTTTTTGATTTAGATTCAGATTGACAGGAGAAGAACATAACTCCCAGAAACATGATACTTATACCCATGATGGCTAATTTTTTCATAATACTACTGATTTAATTTTGATTGATAGAATTGGGTTTTTGTTTGGCTAATTGGTCAAGCCGAGTTCCCCCGACTACTCCAAAGTCTAGTGTGCGTATGGGGAAGGGAATGGTAATTCCGTTTTCATCGAAAGCTGTTTTAAGTGCCACAATGGCCTTATCTCTGGCTTCCAGGTAGTCTTCCTGATGATAAATGTTTTTCCAGAATCGAAGGCTGAAATCAATACTGCTATCCCCAAATCCTGTAAAGAAGAATTCTATGGGTTCGGATTCTCTGATATCAAGTCCAGATTTACTAAGCGCTTCTAGCGCAATTTCCCTGACTTTTTCCAGTTCGTCTCCATAGGATACACCACAATTGATGTCAATTCTTCTTCTGGGAGTGTGGGCATAATTTTTCAAGGGGCTTTGGAGGACATCTTTGTTGGGAATGACTACTTCCTGCCCATCGAGTGTCAGCAGGATGGTGGACCTCAAATTGATTTTCTGGATGTATCCAAAGTAATCCTTGATTTCTACCAAATCCCCCAACTTATAATAGTCTTTGACCGACATAAGCATACCTGAAAAGAGATTGATCATGGGGTCTTGCAAGGCGAAGCCGATGGCTAAACCTGCTACCCCAGCTGTTCCCAAGAAGGCAGTAAGTGCTTCGCTCAGGTCGAGAATACTCAGGACCAGGAATAGGACCAGGAGCATGAAGAGAACCACGACCAGGTTGCTCAGTATTCCCGCCACGCCTGGGTTAGTCATGATTTTTCTCATGTATTTCGCGGAGAATTTTTTGATTCTTCCTGCTATGAATACAGAGCCCAATACGATCAGGAAGGCAAGGATAAGATTGGGTAAACTCAGTATGATACTGTCTATCCATCCACTGGTCTTATCAAACAGCTTTTCGAATGATTGCTGGAATTGTTCTTTCATTTATTAGGCAAATTTTTGGGTAAAATTCTTGACTTCGGCCTGAAACTTTTGTGCATGTTTTGAAAAGGTTGCTTTCGCTTCTTCCCAGCTTTCTTTTGACTCCTCTTTCTTACCCTCGAACTCCTCTTTGAATATTGTCCCTATATTTTTAAGATCATCCAGCTTGTTTTCTAGCTGCTCCCCCACTTTCTCAAGGACTACCTCCTGCTCTTCTTTCAGGGATGCAAGACTATCGGATACCTGATTTTTCTTATTTTTTACTTCATTCAGTGCCTCCTGAAGACTTTTCTCTAACTCATCCTGAATTTCAGGCATCTCGGATTTTAACCTTTTGTATCGGGCCTCGAGTTTTTGTTTTTTTACCTGAAGTTGGTCGACCTTTTTCTGGTAGTCTTTTTTCAGTTCGTCTTGAATAGTGTCTTTGTCTTTTTCGAGCTCATCAACCTTATCAAATAATTCGTCAATGAGATTTTTGGCTTTTTGTTTATAGCTTGTTTTTGTCATAATAAAATTTAGGTAAAGTGAAACATAGGGAAGGGGAATCCGCTCTTGCTGAAAGAGTGATCGTAGGCTTCTAGTGCCAGAAGCTTGCCTGAAAAATTAGTAGCGAAAGATGGCATTCATGCCTGCATCAGGCACAGGTAGCTCAGCATGATCAAGCAAATATACTTCTGCCCCTTTTTCGAATGCCTGCATAGCGGCAAAATCGTACAGGCAGTAGTTGTAGGCATTTTGGCCAGGGTAAAATTGGACTTTGTTATTGCTTAAGTAGCCATAAAATCCCCATAAAGGTTCATTTTCTCTGTCCAGGAATAGGTATTTGATTTTCCCCTCATAAGCAGATTTTATGATTTCTTCTTGAGAAAATGAGGCCTTGGAGGATAAATAGTTTTCCTTGAAACTGTCGAGCTTTTCTTCTCTGTCTTGCTGGTAATATTGCGAAGCAATGGACCAGGCTTTTTCATGCAAATCCATGGGATGCGTATGTTCCTGATTTCCGCTAACATGTTCCGGCAAGATATGGGTGTATTTTGACAGAGATTTATAAATAGGAATCAGATAGTCTACGCCTGCAAGTATCATGGGAAGCTTTTCATCATAGAGCATGCTCATTAAGCCTTGGTCCATTTGACGAAAATATTTTTCCAATTCTACCTCTTTGATATCCTTTCCCATGCCTTGTCCATGAAAGATCGCCTGGCTTGCTCCAACGGAATGGAATTGAAGATTTTTTTCCTCAGCTTCGTTCCCGATTTCGGCTATGTTCGCAGGAACCAGATCATCTATCATTATGGGAGTAATGTGATGGGGACCTGCTTCAAAAAACTTCGATCCACCTTGACTCAAACTCAAAATGAAGAATTTCTTTTCTTTATTGAGTAAAGAAATCAATGGACTGAGGTAAAACTGTGGTCCTACGTATGTAAGGGGCTTGCGTTTGATGGGTAAGGTATATACCTCAAAGCAATCCTCACTGATAAAGAGGACCAACATATCAGATAGATGAAGCCAAAATTCATCATTTTTCAGATATGTGTAGGCTTCTTTTAGAAACTTCTGGGCCTCTGATGAATCCATGCTTTCATAAAGAGAACGTTGGGGATCACAGAGTTTTTGTTCGGCCTCTGATAGAGCATTTTTAAACTTGATTTTATCCGCCTGGACCTGTGATTTCCTATGGGTAGGAATATAAAGGCTTAGATGTGGGTTCGTTTTTGAGTGTGAGAGTTTTAATGATTGAAATAATTCTAGAGTAAAATTCATATGAGGCTTCTGACTGCAATTGTCAGCAATATTTATTTAAAAGGATTCAAAATAAGAATAGAGAATTTGGCTTTAGTTATACGAAATAATAGGCGGAAGAGAAAAATTTCGCCTGAGCCAATGAACAATTTTAAACCACGTCAGCGGAAGAAAATAAAGGGAAGGACAGTACGTTTTTGTTTCGTTTTGTAATACGGCATACAGTTATATATACGGGATTAAAAATAATTAGTTGCATAAAAATACATATGCATTTTATTTCGGTAATTTAAAATAAATTTTGGTTATGTATTTGTCGAACATTTGGAATTGTTAGCTTCCATAAGGCTTCTTTGTTTGCATCCTTAAACTTTGATTAGGGTAGTTTTTCAATTCAATGATTTCTCCAGGAAGGTAAATGCCGTGCTTTCCTAACAGCTTGAGAATTTTACCTATAGCTTCCGATTTAATGGCCAAAGCATTTATTCGTTTGTCAAAAGTATTTATCCAAAAATAAGCGGTGATCTTTAA includes the following:
- a CDS encoding mechanosensitive ion channel family protein; this translates as MKEQFQQSFEKLFDKTSGWIDSIILSLPNLILAFLIVLGSVFIAGRIKKFSAKYMRKIMTNPGVAGILSNLVVVLFMLLVLFLVLSILDLSEALTAFLGTAGVAGLAIGFALQDPMINLFSGMLMSVKDYYKLGDLVEIKDYFGYIQKINLRSTILLTLDGQEVVIPNKDVLQSPLKNYAHTPRRRIDINCGVSYGDELEKVREIALEALSKSGLDIRESEPIEFFFTGFGDSSIDFSLRFWKNIYHQEDYLEARDKAIVALKTAFDENGITIPFPIRTLDFGVVGGTRLDQLAKQKPNSINQN